From a region of the Carassius auratus strain Wakin chromosome 31, ASM336829v1, whole genome shotgun sequence genome:
- the LOC113050774 gene encoding uncharacterized protein LOC113050774 has protein sequence MVSRCCIVGCKSATHNRKGEKLENGLTFHRFPAWRRDHGEQVSQITKSRRLAWVAAVKRRNITFHSIPTSMRVCSLHFHSGKPAYEMYECHPDWAPTLHLGHTDVKAVNPERYKRRTRRKQGLKQNTAAPATSPDLPDIIVEIDDVPLVKEEPLDEDAPPDEVSQRLQMDEAAPKDELVEQKECSFCDYSPEADPPGPDEDIEQPVMVPTVLDHDYYGAWAPRSKLLYISESKPAYEMYECHPDWAPSLHLGHTDVKAVNPERYNRRTKRKQGLKQNTAAPATSPDLPDLILEIDDVPLVKEEPPDADEVSQRLQMDEAAPKDELVEQKECSFCDCRRAEMNHLLEENRLLKEELSKKTISEDYLGDDEKVEYYTGLPCLAVLMGVLTKLLPCLKQTRCKLSPFQMLFLTLMRLRLNLPIQHVAHLFCIDQKTVSTTFRDTIGALFTHLSPLVHWPERHCLKGGILQQFVEVFGNHVAVIVDCFEMNTERASKENSIAQTSSQKHTLKYLIGFTPRGATAFVSKGWEGGFSDKDVIESSGLLDKLLPGDLVLVDRGSDTGDVVGLMCAEVENQKLVPKDEVETRKIAHLRVHLKRVIGCVRTKYTMLSEAVPVSMIAPCEDDGMIFLDKVVTVCCALTNMCPSVMKLENMT, from the exons atggtaagccggtgctgtattgtggggtgtaagagcgcaacacataatcgcaAAGGGGAAAAACTTGAAAATGGATTAACTttccaccgctttcctgcttggagacGCGACCACGGAGAACAAGTATCCCAGATTACAAAGAGTCGTCGGCTCGCTTGGGTCGCGGCTGTAAAACGTAGAAACATTACATTCCACAGTATCCCGACGTCGATGAGAGTGTGTTCCCTGCATTTTCATTCTG GCAAACCAGCCTATGAAATGTATGAGTGTCATCCTGACTGGGCACCAACATTACATCTTGGGCACACAGATGTTAAAGCAGTGAATCCTGAGCGGTATAAACGTAGGACAAGGAGGAAACAAGGTCTCAAACAGAACACTGCTGCACCTGCAACATCACCAGATCTGCCTGACATAATAGTGGAGATAGATGATGTACCCCTGGTTAAAGAAGAACCACTGGATGAAGATGCACCACCAGATGAAGTTTCACAGAGGTTACAGATGGATGAGGCTGCACCAAAGGATGAACTTGTAGAACAGAAGGAATGTAGTTTCTGTGACTATAGTCCAGAAGCTGACCCGCCGGGGCCTGATGAAGATATCGAGCAACCCGTCATGGTCCCGACGGTCCTAGACCACGACTACTACGGGGCTTGGGCGCCGCGTTCCAAACTTTTATACATAAGTGAAA GCAAACCAGCCTATGAAATGTATGAGTGTCATCCTGACTGGGCACCATCATTACATCTTGGGCACACAGATGTTAAAGCAGTGAATCCTGAGCGGTATAACCGTAGGACAAAGAGAAAGCAAGGTCTCAAACAGAACACTGCTGCACCTGCAACATCACCAGATCTGCCTGACCTAATATTGGAGATAGATGATGTACCCTTGGTTAAAGAAGAACCACCAGATGCAGATGAAGTTTCACAGAGGTTACAGATGGATGAGGCTGCACCAAAGGATGAACTTGTAGAACAGAAGGAATGTAGTTTCTGTGACTGTAGACGTGCTGAAATGAACCACTTATTAGAGGAGAACAGGTTACTGAAGGAAGAGCTCTCCAAAAAGACGATCTCTGAGGATTATTTGGGAGATGATGAGAAGGTCGAGTACTACACTGGACTGCCGTGTTTAGCTGTTCTGATGGGTGTGCTGACGAAGCTTCTTCCCTGCCTGAAACAGACACGATGCAAACTATCGCCTTTTCAGATGCTCTTCCTAACTCTGATGCGCCTGAGGCTGAATCTGCCAATTCAGCACGTTGCACATCTCTTCTGCATAGATCAAAAGACTGTGTCCACAACGTTCAGAGACACCATAGGTGCCTTGTTTACCCACCTCAGCCCTTTGGTGCACTGGCCAGAGAGACATTGCCTGAAGGGTGGCATATTACAACAGTTTGTAGAAGTTTTTGGGAATCATGTTGCGGTTATTGTGGACTGCTTTGAAATGAACACTGAGAGAGCATCAAAAGAGAATTCTATAGCACAGACATCTTCACAAAAGCACACACTGAAGTATCTCATTGGCTTTACTCCACGTGGAGCTACTGCTTTCGTTTCTAAAGGGTGGGAAGGGGGTTTCAGTGACAAGGATGTGATTGAGAGTAGTGGCCTTCTTGATAAGCTATTGCCTGGAGACTTAGTGCTGGTGGATCGTGGATCTGACACCGGGGACGTCGTTGGACTAATGTGTGCAGAAGTGGAAAATCAAAAGCTGGTTCCAAAAGATGAGGTGGAGACACGTAAGATAGCTCACCTCAGGGTCCATTTGAAGAGGGTGATCGGATGTGTGCGCACAAAGTACACCATGTTAAGTGAGGCCGTACCAGTGAGCATGATAGCCCCATGTGAAGATGATGGAATGATATTCCTTGACAAGGTTGTGACTGTGTGCTGTGCCCTTACTAATATGTGCCCCAGTGTTATGAAACTGGAAAACATGACATAA
- the LOC113050772 gene encoding LOW QUALITY PROTEIN: aspartyl aminopeptidase-like (The sequence of the model RefSeq protein was modified relative to this genomic sequence to represent the inferred CDS: substituted 2 bases at 2 genomic stop codons) has translation MKSSKEAVQAAAKEFLNFVNKGVSPYHVVEECKSRLLKAGFTELNEAEHWDIKPACKYFVTRNYFTIIAFAVIXNFLRLCVXVKPCSKTKLGFLQIGVECYGGGIWNTWFDRDLTIAGCVMVKSESKLVQRLVHVPHPILRIPHLAIHLQREINDSFGPNKENHLAPLLATSIMEELETGSASCGDACNATSVVRSHKLMVVQV, from the exons ATGAAAAGCTCAAAAGAAGCTGTTCAGGCTGCTGCCAAAGAGTTTCTTAATTTTGTCAATAAGGGAGTTTCACCTTACCATG TGGTGGAGGAGTGTAAATCTCGCCTGCTAAAGGCTGGTTTTACTGAGCTTAACGAGGCTGAGCATTGGGACATTAAACCTGCctgtaag TATTTTGTAACCAGGAATTACTTCACTATTATTGCTTTTGCTGTCATTTGAAATTTCTTGAGATTGTGTGTTTAGGTGAAGCCATGCTCTAAGACAAAGTTGGGCTTCTTGCAGATAGGAGTGGAGTGTTATGGAGGAGGAATCTGGAACACTTGGTTTGATCGTGACCTGACCATCGCAGGTTGTGTAATGGTTAAG AGCGAAAGCAAGCTGGTGCAGCGTCTGGTTCATGTTCCCCATCCCATCCTCAGGATCCCCCATCTGGCCATTCACCTGCAGAGAGAAATTAATGACTCCTTTGGACCTAACAAGGAAAATCACCT AGCACCTTTGCTGGCCACTTCCATCATGGAGGAGCTGGAAACAGGATCTGCTTCCTGTGGTGATGCCTGTAATGCAACATCCGTTGTAAGATCACACAAATTAATGGTTGTACAGGTGTAG